The DNA region catttcagagggcatgtaagagtcacctacattgctgtgggtccggagtcacatgtaggccagaccagttaaggacagatttccttccctaaaggacattcgtgaaccggatgggtttttaacaacaatcgacaatggtttcatggccatcattagactagcttataattccagatttattaattgaattcaaattccaccttctgctgtggtgggatttgaacccatgttcccagagcaataccctgggtctctgggttattagtccagtgacaataccactatgccaccgcctcccctgtcaaggcagtcactcccacctcaccttgagttcagcccttttgtccatgtttgaaccaaggctataacgaGGTCAGAGCTAagcggccctggcggaatccaaactgagcgtcactgagcaggttattgctcagcaagtgctgcttggtagcactgtcaatgacaccttccaccactttactgatgattgagagtagactgatggggcagtaattgatcaGGTTGGCTttatcctgctttgtgtgtacagtacatacttaggcaattttccacattgccaggtagatgccagtgttgtagcggtactggaacagcttggctaggggtgcggcaagttctgcaacacaggtcttcagtactattgtcagaatgttgtcagggcccatagcctttgcagtatccagtgccttcattcatttctagatatcacacggagtgaatctaattggctgaatttcttgatatcacacagagtgaatctaattggctgaattgCCTCTTACCCAATCCAATAAGTTGCCTCGGATTCCAAATGCTCTCATTTTTATTCATAGTCTCTTACGTGGAACCATGTTTAATgtcttctggaagttcatataaataacacccagacactcccttatctaccacattcattacttcctcaaaaattcaacTAGGTTCCTTCGACCTGGttcaccctttacaaatccatgctggctctctcttatCATTCTATTTGTTCAAATGCTCAGTCACTATTCCTAACAACAGATTCTAGTCACTTATCAGAACTGATATTACACAAATATGCCTATAatttccttgtttatttctcttgccctttttaaacagtggagtcACACTGGAGATTTTCCAATTcaaggggacaattcctgaattgaGCGCGTTTTGGAAGATTATGACTAATGCATCAACAGATTCCTCACCTACTTCTTTCCTGCGGTGGAAACCAttgggtcctggggatttgtccttCTTTAATCTTATTAGTTTTTCCATCACCACTTTTCTATATAAAACTTACACCGAATCTAATTAGTCCCTAACCTTGATTTTTTATTTTTCCTTATATCTCTGGAGTTTTATCCTAATCCTCTACTATGAAGAGCAATACAAAATAACTATTgcgtaataaaaacaaagtgctggaaacactcagcagttcaggcagcacctgtggagagagaagcagagttaactgtgACCTTTTAttagttctgaaacgttaactctgcttctctttctttttttagttttcttttctttttttttttattctttatatagtttaaacgttaactctgcttctctctccacaggtactgcctgacctgagtgtgcttccagcactttctatttttaatttcagatttccagcatctgcagtattttgcttttaattaactaTTGCATaagtctgctatttcctcatttccAATTACAATATTGCCTGTGTTTGACATTGAGGGGCCCGCATTACTCTTAGCCACCCTCTTTTTCTGAATATCTGTAAAAGCTTTGTGTTGTCCTCGATAACCCATGCAAGCTTTTTCTCGTATTCCTTTTTGCAGCTGTGACCACTTTCCCTGTATCCCTTTGCTGTTTTGTTCCCAGTCCGCAGGAGCTCTATTGACCTTTGCCATTGTTATAGGCACTTTATCACTCACTTCCTTtgttagtcatagagtcagagagatacagcagtgaaacaggcccttcagcccagagtctgtgccaaccatcaacacctatttatactaatcttacattaatcccatttctctctcacatccccaccgtccctcaattctcctaccacctaattacactaggagcaatttacaatggccaatgggaggaaaccggagcacccagaggaaacccacgcaagtcacagggagaacttgaaaactccacatagGCCTTTGTTGACCAAGGTTATTTAATTTCCACAAAGCACTTGCCCTTCTTTGGTATGTACAGGTGTTGTTTCTACCAAGTACTTTTTTTGAACATCTCCCACTGTTCATCCATAGATTTATTCATTAACAATTCTGTACAGTCTATTGTGGTCAACTTCTGCCTCATCCCTCCACAGTCAGCCTTATCTAAATTTAAAACCATGGTTTGTGACTCATCTTTCTCCCTCTCAAACCTAATATTAAATTCAATCACATTATGGTCACCAATAGCCAGGTGCTTCTTTACTATTACGTTACTGACTAGTTCAatttcattactaaatctaatatggtctGTCCTCTTGTTGGTTCAAGGAAATATTGAAGAAaactgtcctgaatatactcacGAAATACGCTGCCTTTGGGACTTGAGCTGTTCTGCTTCCTCCAGTCTCTGTACAAATTATGACTAGTCCGTTTTTGCATCAAGCTTCACTGGTCTCCATGTTTGGGTTTCCTGCTACGCTATCACTGCTATCTGAAGGTCTAAAAGCAACTTCCACCGAAGTCTTGCAACCTTATTTATTCCTCAATTCTACCCAGTGTTACTACTACATGTTCTTCCCTACTAATATGCCCTCTTTCTAACACTGCAATAGTGTCCTTTATCAATACTATTACTAATTTCTCTGTACTTTATTAATATTGTCACTGGATACTGGATAAGCTCActgccttaaaaaaaaaagaacaccCCCACCAATTGGAAAAGAAATACaaagaatttctcctcacctcaaatCCCAAACATTGAGGCGACGATCTGTACCACTGGAGGCAAGaatagtttcattgtgtggggaccacTGCACCTACAAAAATACATCAAATATTTCAGCACCACTTTTTTTTATTTGGGGTGGGGGTGTgcggaggaggaagagagagaagggttGTGGGAAAAGAGTCACACAGAAAAGTTATTAGCACCGTTTCATATACAGTGTCAATATGCCATTTGAAAATGATGTACAAATACTGTAGAAAGAAATAATTGACCAGACTCATGGTGAAATTAAATTTGTTAAAGTGATCATCCGCAGATAAGAGAGTACAAATAGTAATAAAACATTTCAGTGGGTCCTTTTCAGGTTACAAATTGTTTTCAGGCTCATGGTGCAGATATACAAGAGCTGAAAACACTGGACTCATGAAAAAAAACTACAGCGGAACCTCCATAATCTGCAATAACCCCACTTGTAGATAATGGGAATTGGTAGATAAAAAGATTCTTAAAATTCTTATTTTACACATATGGCACAACAATTACCTAAAGCACAGTAACTGAAAGATCTACAATAATTTGTTACTTGGGCTAATTGATGTTAGATAGATAAAGAGATTCTAGCAGACCACCGAAGTCCATATAGTGAAGATTCCATATTCATTTTAGTAGTAACCTACTGCAGAACTTATACAGGTATATCGCTATCAATTTCAAGTGACCTAGCAATTCTCTAGAGCAAACTATTTTGATGCAATATGTTTAAATGATCTACTGAGAATTTTGGGGTGGTAAGGAAGGGATAAAACACGCATCACTCTTATTTCACTTTTGACACATCGGACAATTCCCAGTCACATTTAATAGGATTACAGAGATGAGAGCATAGGAGCCAGAGAGGTTCTTTTTTCCATTATTTTCTTCCATTATCACTTACGCCACTTACTCTAATCAGTGGGATTTCAAACTTACTATACAAGGTCTAGGTGGAAGCTTAAGTTACCCTTGTTGATAGGATGCACACTAGATGGATGCTACAATCTACTGCCTTATGGCAGGCTGAGAGTTTGTACAGAGTACTCCCCATGCTGAGCTTCAAATTGTAACTTTGCCACTCAAGGGAGGGAAGTAAAGATATCTACCAAGTTAAGTGCTGCAATAAAATGCAGTTTTGTTGCAAAAATGATTCCAGCTAAAGGGCAGAATGATTAAAATCACTAACCAGGATGATAGACTCCAagagtggaggtggggggtggtggaatcTCGACAAGAGAAGTTAGTTTTCTTGCTACTCATGTCTAGTTATGTTTGTAGAACTGCTTCACAACGTGACTGAACTACTTTTCACACAAAGGATTTTATACATATAAATATTGATACCTTATGTTTACTGACATCACATCACCGATTGCATTTCAAGTAGTTTCTTTCTTGATTAAAGACATAGTTCCATTATTCTGCTATAAAAATCATCAACCTACAAACTGCCATCAGCATAAAGGTTTAAACCATCTGCAATTTACATTCACAAAGATATTTCCAGAAAAAATTTACAAATGCAATGTATACATTGCGTGTTTTGCCTTGGTGCTTGCCCTTTGTGCCAATTTTGTATGATGTCTAACCTAGTATTTCTATTAAGTGATTACTTAGTGGACAAGATTATGCACTCTGGTTGTCTGGCTACAGGGTTTCATAACAGCCTTTTAGGATTCTAGTGGTTCTAGGCCTCTTTGTGCCAAGTGCCGTATGGGCCCTGTGTGATAGTCTGCTACAGCTAGGACTGCGGTAACCAGTACAGCCTGCTTTCTACCACCGCATACCATTCTTTGTACACCAGGACATTAGTCCAATTAACTCTGTCTTCTCCAGTGGCCCTGTCATCCTTCACTCTAGAACATCCAAATTCACTTCCTCGCTCTACAAAGTCCAATTCTCCAATAATTCTGCTCTGATCAGAGACCATCTGTACTTGCCTTCACACTATTGGCTTAGGTTGAATTGGAATTAGGAGGCAAGTTAGAGAGGATTAGTGCTGCTTCTTTTTCACTGGCTAAACTGCTGTGTGGGAGACATATTTCACATTTTAGTCCACAAAATGAAAACATTGTAATTATGTACAAGGCAGCACTATCAAAAAATATCCACTGCATAGCACACCAATCAATTACCATTATGACAACTCTAAAGCCTTTATCAAGTGTtactctattattttaaaatttcAAAAACTAACCATTTAGTTAAGGCATCAATAAATGTAAAAGAAATTCGAGCAATTTCCAATTCTGAAATTGGGATGGGACTTTTAGGTGAACGATAGTTTCAAGTGCAGACCCACTTTCACCACACACAGTTCCAATTTTTACCAACTTAAAAAAGGTGTACAAATGAACACTACCTACAACCTTTAAAAAAGGTGTGGAAACTAGATCTTTAAAAAAAAGATTGAATTATTCCTCCTACAACTCAATAGAATGCATTTACTTCCTGCAATTTTATGGATAGAATCAAGGAGAAAAAGATGAACTCAGCAACACTACTGAGAAGTTAGACCAAGGAAACATTCACCGAATTAAGCAGTTCTCATTGTCCAAGTAAAATCTAAAGCTGCTCACCTGGAATATCTCGTCCTTGTGTGACTCAAAAGAGTGGAGCTTTAACTTTAGATTTCGAAGGTCCCACAATGCCACTGTCTAGAGATAACATAAAAGTTGCAATTGTATCTCAGGAAGATACTTGGTACATGGCCACAATGCTTTAACACATTAAAAACAATGCTGTGTTTATAGAAAACAGTCAAAGATCACAGAACTACTACAAGGAAACTTATAGAAACATAGTACATGAACTGTACAAGTTTGATAAGGTTGCTACAGAAACCAAGAAGTTTTAACCTTGTCAGCAGAGCCAGTTGCTAGGATAAATTCACTGTATGGATTGAAAGACAGACAGTTGACTTCAGCTGTATGCGCGTCCACAGAGTGACTAGGTTTTGAAGTGTTATTTGACCTTGTGTCCCAGCTGAAAAATAAAGGTTACATTTGGGTTTAGCTAAAAATGCTATTGACAACTTTTTAAAAAAGACAACTTGTATTCATCATTCTCAAATCTCAGCATTATAATAAACAGGGCCACTTCTCACTATTCTCAAGTTATAAGCCTGTTATGTTGAACAAGATTATTTCAACTTTTGCCCAAAATGAGCACCAGGCCTTTCCAGCTGTCATTTTATACATAAAATCTTAATTGAAACAGATTAACCACTGGATAGAGGTACAAATAAGCAAAACAATAGATTTTAATGCAACTAATTTTATTCTCCCAAGTCAAGCACCAATGTAGGTCAAGGCGCTAACTGTTCAGCACCAAGTCATACATAGCAATAAGCCTCAGGTCCCATTCCCATTTGAGGAATTATCTGTTCTCAAGCAAGTCATCAGATGCTACAATTGGTTTCTGCAACCTTGGCTAGGGAAGAAAAATAAAAAAACAAGGATTCCTGTTCCTGATACTACCTGGTGTTTCATGCTGGAAAATGTACACCTGGGGAAGAAGGTGAAGATAGATGTAATGCCCGCCACGATCAAGTCACCTGCTAACACTCACCTGCTAGACTCTCACATGAAGAACAGCCATTTGGGTGAGGTGCCAGCATGAACCACACCTTCACGAAAGGGTCAGAGGTAACGGGGGGGGGCGCAGCGGGAAGATGGGGGAAGTAAAAAGAAAAAACCCTACTCACCTGAAAATCTAGCAAACTAACTGATGCCAATTTGTGAACCTGCCTCTAATGGAGGCCCACAATCCTCAAATCATGATTTAGATTGTAAAATATAACCATATGTACCTGAATCTACTTATGGCTATAGTATAAAATGGTACTGTGGGTTCTTCATGAAACATTACACATTATTGTAACAAAAACTCAAAAAAGTTATGAGAATTAAAAATGAACCTGAAGATTAGTCGCTGTAAAATTCTGTTTACTGCATGAGAACATGCAATACATGGTACCATAGCAGACCAGAATGATTACCACTGGCAAATATTAAAGTACTTGGGACATTGCTGCCCACAACACAGCTGCCATGAGTCTACAGCAGTGGTATTCATAATGTGGTCAGTGGTGgtcccctctccctcacctgtaGCCCTCAGCAGATGTGCTGCTCCATGTGTCTCTGGGCTGCCATCCACAGCCTGCCAGCTCTGAGATGTTGCCAGAGTCAGGATATATATCAAAAAGAAAAAGATAGATATTGGGATTATAGGTCTCGAATGAAAAGTTGAATATCTCTGGTCTACAGGAAGTACTATCAGACTTTTTCCTGTTGCTTATACGGTTAGTCTTGCTACTTTAGTTAAAATTGGCATGTTATGTTGTACTCACATCATGAGCTTCTGGTCATCAGCCACAGATCCAAACAAGGATTCATGCAATAAATGCCAGGAGACATCTTCTACAACTGCAGTGTGGCCTGTAAAGATTGTTTTAGCATCTACTATCTTTCCTTCTTTTGGACCTGCACTAATGTCCCAAAGACAAATAGTCTGTGGAAAAAATATATAGAATTTAAATTAGCAATAATGCCCATTTGCTGGAGAAAATTTCTCAATTGTTACCAGTCTGCAAACTTAAAACAACTAGGCTACAAAATGTGTTAATGTATCAGAATAGATTAAGGTTTATCCATCTTATAGTTGAGATAAAAATCAAGATTTTTTTTGAATCACATGGTAATTCTTAAAATCTTGAGGCTTATTGATTTGAGTGCGCTCTACAATCAAGTTTTTACTGGAAAGATTACATTGGTAAACAAGTGTTTACAGTTTTGCTAACAGTGCATGCTTAAATGATCCTGCATGAAACATTCGATTGTTGGTAACTGCACTGCATTTGAGTGGTCAGTGAAGCAATATGTGCACCTACATGATCATCAGAAGCACTGAGAAGATGTCCACTTAGATTTGGGTTCCAGGAGAGGCCATATCCTTCTTTCTGGTGACCACGTAGTCGCAGATCAGGATTACACTCACCACTTGGATCTACTTCAGACAAAATATCAGCTCATTACAATAAGCCCACTATTTTGCTCACCATTCACTTGCTCACAAATAGGTCACCAGTTAGAATGAAACATAGAAATCGACGCAACGTTAAAGTCAATATCTTAACTATTTCAGGAACGTACAGAAGCAAAATATCTaacttttttaaaacaaaaacaagatgGTTATTATTTGAACTATTCAGAGACAGTTAACTCTGCTTCATAATCCAATTTTAAACCATTCAATACCAAACAAGTAGTAAAATGAAAAGTGATTGTATATGTTGGTTTCAGTCAAGGAAAGCATACTTGCAAAACTGCATAACAAATTGCATTACATAGGTTAGGAACCTAGTGTCAAGGTAGCActaatttcaacaacaacttgcatttatatggcacctttaacacagtaaaataccTCAAGGGTGTTCACAGAAGCGTCAGACAAAATGCCACATCAAGTGATATTCAAGCAGGTGACTAAAAGTTTAGACAaataggtagattttaaggagtgtcttggagaagagagacagaggagggttaggcagctgaagacactcctgtcaacggtggagtgattaaaatcggaggaGATGAGCACGATACCAGAATCGGAGCAGCACAGATATTTGAGGGTTGTATGGCTGCAGGTTACAGCCAGGGAAGATACAGGAAGATAAAAGCACCACTGCAAGAAACACTGAAAAAAAGCTGAAGTAATGAGCAGTAACCTATATCTCAAAAGGTACAACTCTACAAATGTTTGAATCTCTGGTTGAGATCAATGCACCAAATAATTACCCCAGTTTCATGCATTACGAACCGTTTTTATAAACGACAGGATATCTAACCTATATTTGCTCATCAACACCAAGCCTACATATAACTCTCACAAAAACACCCAAACACTTGCCATTGTATGCATGGTTTTACAAACTAGATTTCATAATGGTATAAAATATCTGCAAACCAATTCATTTTTATTACCACCACTGACACACCGAATCACCATTTCATGTGCTTTAGGCAAGTTTTCGAATTTCTCATCACTATTACTCTTTTCAAGGTCACTACAGCACCGACTTATGCCGAAGTCCGATTCCAGAGCTGCTAGATGCTCCTTCTGGCCTATTCTTCATgtattgattgatgaaggaagggcagtggatgttatctagatggacttcagtaaagcctttgacaaggtccctcatggcagactgatacaaaaggtgaagtcacatgggatcagaggtgagctggcaagatggatacagaactggctcggtcatagaagacagagggtagcagtgcttttctgaatggagggatgcgactcgtggtgttccgcagggatcagtgctgggacctttgctgtttgtagtatatataaatgatttggaagaaaatgtagctggactgattagtaagtttgcggatgacacaaaggttggtggagttgcggacagtgatgaggattgtcagaggatacagcagtatatagatcggttggagacttgggcggagaaatggcagatggtgtttaattcggacaaatgtgaggtaatgcattttggaaggtctaatgcaggtgggaagtatacagtaaatggcagaacccttaggagtattgacaggcagagagatctgggcgtacaggtccacaggtcactgaaagtggcaacgcaggtggataaggtagtcaagaaggcatacggcatgcttgccttcatcggtcggggcatagagtataaaaataggcaagtcatgctgcagctgtacagaactttagttaggccacacttagaatattgcgtgcaattctggtcaccacactaccagaagtatgtggaggctttggagagggtacagaagaggtttaccaggatgttgcctggtctggagggcattagctatgaggagaggctggataaacacggattgttttcactggaacgacagaggtggaggggcgacatgatagaggtttacaaagttataagcggcatggacagaatggatagtcagaagctttttcccagggtggaagagtcagttactaggggacataggtttaaggtaaggaggtgcaaggtttagaggggatgtgcgaggcaagttctttacacagagggtggtgagtgcctggaacttgttgccgggggaggtggtggaagcaggtaccatagagacgtttaagaggcatcttgacaaatacatgaataggatgggaatagagggatacggaccccggaagtgcagaaggttttagtttaggcaggcatcaagatcggcgcaggcttggagggccgaatggcctgttcctgtgctgtactgttctttgttctttgtatgtgccTAAACAGTGTTAAGCTATTCAATCATGGTTCAGGAAAATAAAGAGAGAACAAAGAATAGGCTATCAAGAAAAATTGCCAAagttaccagattgtcataaacgcaaattggttcattaatgtccttcagtaaAAGAATCCTACCACTTCTCTCCAGACTCATCCAACATGAAGCCATTCCCATGCCCTCTGACATGGCTTGGCAAGCTACTCAGCTGTAAACAACCATAGAATACAATTATAATTTGAGTATTTATGGACTTATTGGCAACAACCCAGGCAGATAAAGACAAGAAAACCCCATTCCAACTGATTGGACAAGGTTCTTCTCATTAACACTTGGAGACATATCCAAGTTGGAAGAGCTATTTTCTCAAGCTAGTCAAACCAGACAGAGCTGTACTCAGTCATATTTATCAGCAACATCTCTGACTCTTCCATCATTATCCTTTGCTATGTCCTAACCTATCAGCAGGGAGGTGGAGCTGCAGTGGTATAGTTGGGTGAACTTAGCTGTAGGAACCCTCAACACTGACTCCAGACCAAGAAATCTCATTGCTTCATGCCAAGAAATCATATACTGCCTCACCCACCAAGTCAACTGATCAAGCAGTACAAATCACTATGTTGAACTCCACTGAGAGGAAGCTAGGGCATAGAATATACACTGGGTGggtagacttcaatgtccatcatcaaaagTGGTTTAGTAGTACCAGCAATAATGGAGGTCCAACTCTTCAAAAAACACaaatgccagactgggcctgcaccaGCTAGTATAGAAACTAACACAAGGCAGTAACCCACTTGGCCTCGTCTTCAGCAACCTACCTGTTGGTCACATCTGTCCATAGCAGTATAAGCAGGAGTGACAACCATATTGTCCTTGTGAAGACAATGTCTCATCTTCAGGAGATGACACCTTTGCTAGTATTTTGTGGCACTATTACTGTGCTAAGTAGAATAGACCAAGGACAAGCTTAGCATTCCAAAACTGAGCATCGACAAGATACTGTAGgtcaccagaactgtatgcaaacaATACCTGTAACATGACTTGACACATCCTCtgtcatcaaaccaggagaccaatgcAACTTCATGGGGAGTGTAGAAGGATGTGTTAGGAGTAGCACCAGGTAGAGTTTAGAGTGAGGTACCAACCCAGTGAAGGTACAATATGCTTAACGCAAAAAGCACTAGATTATAGACAAAGCTAAACAGTCACAGAACCAACAAATCAAAGCCAAGCTCTGGACaaggcgtcagccttggctcatggGTAGTACTCTTCCGAGTCAATGTTATGGGTCAAGGCCACTCCAGAGATtggagcatgtaatctaggctgacatttcagtacagtacagagtcctgcactgtcagaggtctcaTGTTTTGAGGCCCcttgtgccctctcaggtggatgggaaCAATCATATGGCATTACTGAAAGAGTAAGTGCCCTGGCCCACAGATATCCCTCAATCACTATTAAAACATATATGGTTATTTACCTCTTTGCTGTTCACGGGtgcttgccacgtgtaaaattTCTACCatgcttccctacattacaacagcaactacaattcctaagtatttcattggctatgaagcatttTAGGACCTCCTGTGGTTATTAAAAAGGTACCAtacaaatgtaagttctttcttgaaGCCCTACTACATCCTGTCAAAAATGGTAGTAAGTATATCAGAAAATGTACAgatggaggaggctccatgaatatcaccatcctcaactaTAGTGAAGCCCAgcatgcaagtgcaagagatgagGGTGAATATATTGCAAAAATGGCAAGCGAATGATCTCACTTGGCCACTTCCCCAGTGTCCAACCAATTCCATTCACTCTGCCattaaatggctgagtgcactaaacaaaacaaaaactgacAACTTAGCTGTAATGCTAAGAACTTGGGCACCTAAACAGCCAAGATTTTCTAGTGTAGCTATGGCACTGGGATCTACCTGAATATGATGGAGGACTCTCATATCCCTCTCTAGGTGGAGATTTTGATGAATGATCTCCACTGCCACCTTTCCACTGAGTTGTGGGCAGCCTGAATTGTGCTCTCCAGAACACAGGTGTACCCTGCAGTCCAGCACAGTATTGGACAGTAGTGAGTAGAGGGCTGAGGTATGCCTGTGGGCAGCTCTACATTATAGGTAAACTTCA from Heterodontus francisci isolate sHetFra1 unplaced genomic scaffold, sHetFra1.hap1 HAP1_SCAFFOLD_2371, whole genome shotgun sequence includes:
- the LOC137364154 gene encoding histone-binding protein RBBP4-like: PEGKDYSVHRLVLGTHTSDEQNHLVIASVQIPNDDAQFDASHYDSEKGEFGGFGSVSGKIEIEIKINHEGEVNRARYMPQNPCIIATKTPTSDVLVFDYTKHPSKPDPSGECNPDLRLRGHQKEGYGLSWNPNLSGHLLSASDDHTICLWDISAGPKEGKIVDAKTIFTGHTAVVEDVSWHLLHESLFGSVADDQKLMIWDTRSNNTSKPSHSVDAHTAEVNCLSFNPYSEFILATGSADKTVALWDLRNLKLKLHSFESHKDEIFQVQWSPHNETILASSGTDRRLNVWDLRFEREKDESQTMVLNLDKADCGGMRQKLTTIDCTELLMNKSMDEQWEMFKKSTW